One Phocaeicola dorei genomic region harbors:
- the xerD gene encoding site-specific tyrosine recombinase XerD produces the protein MKRTEKTDKILVKYKQYLKLEKSLSDNTVDAYLTDLDKLLAYLTLENINILDVRLENLEDFSAGLHDIGIHPRSQARILSGIRSFYRFLIMEDYLESDPTELLESPQTGFKLPEVMTVEEIDLLIGSIDRGTKEGQRNRAILETLYSCGLRVSELCNLKLSELYFEEGFIKVEGKGSKQRLVPISPRAIKEIRLYFTDRNLMKIKPGFEDFVFISNFGKNISRIMVFHIIKELAERIGLKKKISPHTFRHSFATHLLEGGANLRAIQCMLGHESIGTTEIYTHIDRNMLRSEIIEHHPRNIKFREKGK, from the coding sequence ATGAAAAGAACCGAGAAAACAGACAAGATATTGGTGAAATACAAGCAATATTTAAAGTTGGAGAAATCGTTATCTGACAATACGGTAGATGCTTATCTTACTGACCTGGACAAGTTACTGGCTTATCTTACATTAGAAAATATCAACATTCTGGATGTCCGGCTTGAAAATCTGGAAGATTTCTCAGCCGGATTACATGATATCGGCATCCACCCCCGTTCGCAGGCACGCATCTTGTCAGGCATCCGCTCTTTCTACCGTTTCCTCATTATGGAAGATTATCTGGAATCCGACCCAACAGAATTACTGGAATCCCCCCAGACAGGTTTCAAACTGCCCGAAGTAATGACGGTGGAAGAAATAGACTTATTGATAGGCAGCATAGACCGCGGAACCAAAGAAGGTCAACGCAACAGAGCCATATTGGAAACACTTTACAGTTGCGGACTACGTGTTTCCGAACTCTGTAATCTGAAATTATCCGAACTTTATTTTGAAGAAGGCTTCATCAAGGTGGAAGGGAAAGGAAGCAAACAGCGGCTGGTCCCTATTTCACCGCGTGCCATCAAGGAAATCAGGCTCTACTTCACCGACCGTAACCTGATGAAAATAAAGCCGGGATTTGAAGATTTTGTCTTCATCAGCAATTTCGGGAAGAACATCTCCCGCATCATGGTTTTCCATATCATCAAGGAACTGGCAGAGCGCATCGGTTTGAAAAAAAAAATCAGTCCTCATACCTTCCGCCATTCTTTTGCGACACACTTGCTGGAAGGAGGCGCCAACTTGCGTGCCATACAGTGTATGCTTGGACACGAAAGTATCGGGACCACAGAAATTTATACACACATAGACCGCAATATGTTACGCAGTGAAATCATAGAACACCACCCCCGTAACATCAAATTCAGAGAAAAAGGTAAATAA
- a CDS encoding tetratricopeptide repeat protein, which yields MIKKLYLPLVALLVLALSSCGKMGELSSDYFTTNPEVLEAIGGKVPVTINGKFPEKYFKKNATVEVTPVLRWKGGEAKGQPAVFQGEKVEGNNQTIAYKAGGSYTMKASFDYVPEMANSELYLDFKITKGKKSYTIPSVKIADGVIATSELPTAASSNASYANDAFQRIIKDAQTANIMFLIQQANLRNSELNSDDIKEFHKKVAEVNADTKNYKLNNIEISAYASPDGGVKLNTGLAENREANTEKYMERQLKKGKIDTNLDAKYTAQDWEGFQELVSKSNLQDKDLILRVLSMYNDPEQREAEIKNISSVYKTLADEILPQLRRARLTANYDIIGRSDDEINEAFNSDPKVLSVEELLYAATLTNDNARKEAIFNKTTQLYPNDFRAYNNLGELAFAAGDAAKAENYFKQAASKNASAPEVNANLGLCELVKGNVAAAETYLGKATGANAAGEALGNLYIKQGQYDRAVNSFGDAKTNSAAQAQILAKDYNKAKATLSAIKNPDAMTDYLMAIVGARTNNASLVSSSIKSAIAKDPSMAEKAANDREFAKYADAIK from the coding sequence ATGATTAAAAAGTTGTATTTGCCCTTAGTGGCTTTATTGGTCCTTGCCCTGTCATCATGCGGCAAGATGGGAGAATTGTCTTCTGACTATTTCACAACTAACCCTGAAGTGCTTGAAGCAATCGGTGGTAAAGTGCCTGTGACAATTAATGGTAAATTCCCCGAGAAGTATTTCAAGAAGAACGCAACTGTTGAAGTTACCCCTGTTCTGAGATGGAAAGGTGGCGAAGCTAAAGGCCAGCCTGCTGTATTCCAAGGAGAAAAAGTAGAAGGAAACAATCAGACTATCGCTTACAAAGCAGGTGGTAGCTATACGATGAAAGCTTCTTTCGACTATGTTCCCGAAATGGCAAACTCTGAACTTTATCTTGATTTCAAGATTACAAAAGGAAAGAAATCATACACTATTCCTTCTGTGAAAATCGCTGATGGCGTTATCGCGACTTCTGAACTGCCTACTGCTGCCAGCTCTAACGCATCATACGCTAACGATGCTTTCCAACGCATCATTAAAGATGCTCAAACTGCTAACATCATGTTCTTGATCCAGCAAGCTAACTTGCGCAACAGTGAATTGAATTCTGACGATATCAAAGAATTCCATAAGAAAGTGGCTGAAGTTAATGCTGACACCAAGAACTACAAACTGAATAACATTGAAATTTCTGCATACGCTTCACCTGATGGTGGTGTGAAACTGAACACCGGTTTGGCTGAAAACCGTGAAGCAAACACAGAAAAATATATGGAACGCCAGTTGAAGAAAGGCAAGATTGATACTAACCTGGATGCAAAATACACTGCACAAGATTGGGAAGGTTTCCAAGAACTGGTATCCAAATCAAACTTGCAGGATAAAGATTTGATCTTGCGTGTTCTTTCTATGTACAATGATCCTGAACAAAGAGAAGCTGAAATCAAGAATATTTCTTCTGTATACAAAACTTTGGCTGACGAAATCCTGCCTCAGTTACGTCGTGCCCGTTTAACTGCCAACTATGACATCATCGGTCGTAGCGATGATGAAATCAACGAAGCATTCAACTCTGATCCTAAAGTATTGAGTGTAGAAGAATTATTGTACGCTGCTACACTGACTAACGACAACGCCCGCAAAGAAGCTATCTTCAACAAGACAACTCAACTTTATCCGAACGATTTCCGTGCTTATAACAACCTGGGTGAATTGGCATTCGCTGCCGGTGATGCTGCTAAAGCAGAAAACTACTTCAAACAAGCTGCTTCTAAGAACGCTAGCGCTCCTGAAGTAAACGCTAACCTTGGTCTTTGCGAATTGGTTAAGGGCAATGTTGCAGCTGCTGAAACTTACTTAGGCAAAGCTACAGGTGCTAATGCTGCCGGTGAAGCTTTGGGTAACTTGTATATCAAACAAGGCCAGTATGACAGAGCTGTCAACTCATTCGGTGACGCTAAGACTAACAGTGCCGCTCAAGCTCAGATTTTGGCTAAAGACTATAACAAAGCAAAAGCGACCTTGTCTGCAATCAAGAATCCGGATGCAATGACTGACTACTTGATGGCTATCGTTGGTGCTCGCACAAACAATGCTTCATTGGTAAGCAGCAGCATCAAGAGCGCAATCGCAAAAGATCCTTCAATGGCTGAAAAAGCTGCTAACGATCGCGAGTTCGCTAAATACGCCGACGCTATCAAATAA
- a CDS encoding thioredoxin-like domain-containing protein: MKKLLFFLFTLVVLASGCGKKNTFTLEGSIKGLPSDTILVFYQEPDYKLDTILLSKGKFTYTITPDTFTIFSLLLGEKQILPIYADKGESVTLNGMVGEIEVKGKGENAQLAKHIQYLNTLENNKTAVMAAVDSLIKTNPHSYSNIYLIDKYYVQDSLPDYNHIDQLIKGLSGIIKDTPYIIDLQNKLSEKKELTDHRYVSNISCTDREGKTINWNSVKGKYVLLDFWASWNKESIATQDSLVPVQKALKKNKFVIISLSLDLDKKEWMEKIIQRDTTQWKQVCDFKGWDNSIVKQQGITRIPANILIGPDKRVITQDIRGKELIDKVKQLIEQDKEKEKAAKEAERTRKRQNKK; the protein is encoded by the coding sequence ATGAAAAAATTACTATTCTTTCTTTTCACTCTTGTTGTGCTGGCAAGCGGCTGCGGCAAGAAAAATACATTCACCTTAGAAGGAAGCATTAAAGGACTCCCTTCAGACACTATATTAGTATTTTATCAAGAGCCCGATTACAAGCTAGATACCATACTCCTCTCAAAAGGCAAATTCACTTACACTATTACCCCTGACACATTTACTATCTTTTCATTACTATTAGGAGAAAAACAAATCTTGCCGATATATGCTGATAAAGGAGAAAGTGTCACCCTAAACGGAATGGTCGGAGAGATAGAGGTTAAAGGAAAGGGAGAAAACGCACAACTGGCAAAACATATCCAGTATCTTAACACATTAGAAAATAACAAAACTGCCGTTATGGCTGCTGTGGATTCATTAATTAAAACCAATCCACACTCGTATAGCAATATCTATCTGATAGACAAATATTATGTACAGGACTCGCTTCCTGACTATAACCACATAGATCAACTGATAAAAGGATTAAGCGGTATCATAAAAGACACACCTTATATTATAGATCTCCAGAATAAATTAAGTGAGAAAAAAGAACTGACAGATCATCGCTACGTTTCCAACATCTCGTGCACGGACAGAGAAGGAAAGACCATCAACTGGAACAGCGTAAAAGGGAAATATGTCCTTTTGGATTTTTGGGCAAGCTGGAACAAAGAAAGCATTGCCACACAAGATTCTTTAGTACCCGTACAAAAGGCATTGAAAAAAAATAAGTTTGTTATTATCAGCCTCTCCCTTGACTTGGACAAAAAGGAATGGATGGAGAAAATCATTCAAAGAGACACCACACAATGGAAACAAGTTTGCGATTTCAAAGGCTGGGACAATTCCATTGTCAAACAGCAAGGCATAACCCGGATTCCTGCCAATATACTTATAGGTCCTGACAAGCGGGTCATCACGCAAGATATACGAGGCAAAGAACTGATAGACAAAGTGAAACAGCTGATAGAACAAGATAAAGAGAAAGAAAAAGCCGCCAAAGAGGCAGAACGTACTCGAAAGAGACAAAATAAAAAATAA
- a CDS encoding YifB family Mg chelatase-like AAA ATPase, with amino-acid sequence MLVKVYGAAVQGIDATIVTIEVNSSRGIKFFLVGLPDSAVKESHERIISALQVNGYKFPTCQIVVNMAPADIRKEGSAYDLPLAIGILAATQIVSEEKLSRYLIIGELSLDGSLQPVKGALSIAISAREQGFEGFILPKQNAREAAVVNNLKVYGVENIKEVIEFFNNERNLEPSIVNTREEFYENQSSFPYDFADVKGQESVKRALEVAASGGHNLIMIGSPGSGKSMMAKCMPSILPPLSLGESLETTKIHSIAGKLGKDSSLIAIRPFRSPHHTISQVAMVGGGTNPQPGEISLAHNGLLFLDELPEFNRSVLEVLRQPLEDRYISISRAKYSLDYPASFMLVASMNPCPCGYYNHPTRACVCNPGQVQRYLNRISGPLLDRIDIQIEIVPVPFEKMAEQHHAESSASIRKRVIKAREIQAQRFANHPGIYCNAQMEAGLLHLYAQPNEAGLKLLQTAMTRLNLSARAYGRILKVARTIADLDNSEHITSIHLAEAISYRNLDREDWAG; translated from the coding sequence ATGCTGGTAAAAGTCTATGGAGCAGCCGTTCAAGGTATCGACGCTACCATTGTAACTATTGAAGTAAATAGTTCACGAGGTATAAAATTCTTCCTTGTCGGTCTGCCGGACTCGGCCGTGAAAGAAAGTCATGAACGTATTATTTCCGCTTTACAGGTAAACGGATATAAATTCCCTACTTGTCAGATTGTAGTGAATATGGCCCCTGCTGACATACGTAAAGAGGGGTCTGCATACGATCTTCCGCTAGCAATCGGAATATTGGCCGCTACCCAAATCGTATCGGAAGAAAAACTTTCACGCTATCTTATTATCGGAGAACTTAGCCTAGATGGAAGCCTGCAACCCGTCAAAGGAGCTCTCTCCATAGCTATCAGTGCCCGAGAACAAGGTTTTGAAGGATTCATACTTCCCAAACAAAATGCGCGAGAAGCTGCTGTAGTAAACAATCTGAAAGTATATGGCGTAGAAAATATCAAAGAGGTCATCGAATTTTTCAATAATGAACGCAATCTGGAGCCTAGCATCGTCAATACACGGGAAGAATTCTATGAAAACCAAAGTAGCTTTCCATACGATTTTGCTGATGTAAAAGGACAAGAAAGTGTAAAACGCGCATTGGAAGTAGCCGCGTCTGGAGGACACAACTTGATTATGATCGGTTCACCCGGAAGTGGAAAGTCCATGATGGCAAAGTGTATGCCAAGCATTCTCCCTCCCCTGTCATTGGGTGAAAGTCTGGAAACGACTAAAATACATTCAATAGCAGGAAAATTAGGAAAAGACAGCTCACTGATTGCTATTCGGCCTTTCCGTAGTCCCCATCATACAATCTCGCAAGTAGCAATGGTAGGTGGCGGCACCAATCCCCAACCGGGAGAAATCAGTCTGGCCCACAACGGTTTGCTCTTTCTAGACGAGTTGCCGGAATTTAATAGAAGTGTACTTGAAGTACTTCGCCAACCCCTAGAGGACAGGTATATATCCATCTCACGAGCTAAATACAGTCTAGATTATCCGGCCAGTTTCATGCTGGTAGCTAGTATGAATCCCTGTCCATGCGGATATTATAATCATCCCACACGAGCTTGCGTCTGTAATCCTGGACAAGTGCAACGGTACCTGAACCGTATCTCCGGTCCTTTACTGGACCGCATAGATATCCAAATAGAAATAGTTCCGGTTCCATTCGAGAAAATGGCAGAACAACATCATGCAGAAAGTAGTGCAAGCATACGCAAACGGGTTATCAAGGCCCGGGAAATACAAGCTCAACGTTTTGCTAACCATCCGGGTATTTACTGCAACGCACAAATGGAAGCCGGATTACTCCATCTGTATGCTCAACCCAATGAAGCAGGGCTAAAATTATTACAAACTGCCATGACACGCCTCAACCTGTCGGCACGCGCATATGGTCGTATTCTAAAAGTAGCACGTACCATTGCCGATCTGGACAACAGCGAACACATTACTTCCATCCACCTGGCAGAAGCGATAAGCTATAGAAATCTTGATAGAGAAGACTGGGCCGGCTAG
- a CDS encoding radical SAM-associated putative lipoprotein: protein MNMKKKMTVHRLLSGALVLLGFASCSNEDENWEIRCEYGTPYSKFLVKGTVTSDKDEPLKNIQVIVRQDWNNGVFPADTIYTDEKGEFKTEDLSIGGINEQKVYFNDIDGEENGGAFKSDSVLIKDMNQKKLEEGGHWYVGKFEFSPKGSIKLSKKEKNRED, encoded by the coding sequence ATGAACATGAAAAAGAAAATGACAGTACATCGGTTATTGTCCGGAGCGTTGGTTTTACTTGGATTCGCTTCTTGCAGTAATGAAGATGAGAATTGGGAGATACGATGTGAATATGGTACTCCTTATAGCAAATTCTTAGTGAAAGGTACAGTGACTTCGGATAAGGATGAGCCTTTGAAAAACATTCAGGTAATCGTAAGGCAAGATTGGAATAATGGCGTTTTCCCTGCCGATACAATTTATACAGATGAAAAAGGAGAATTCAAGACCGAAGACTTGAGTATAGGTGGAATTAATGAACAGAAAGTCTATTTTAATGATATAGACGGCGAAGAAAATGGTGGTGCATTTAAATCAGATTCTGTTTTAATCAAAGATATGAATCAAAAGAAGTTGGAAGAGGGTGGACATTGGTATGTAGGAAAATTTGAGTTCTCTCCTAAAGGTTCGATAAAGCTATCGAAAAAAGAGAAAAATAGGGAAGATTAA
- a CDS encoding radical SAM-associated putative lipoprotein, with protein MKKMKQKKVLEQSLCGVLALLGFAACAETSVEYGTPTMDFWVRGKVISDDGKALKDIQVIVKNENAYYNDEEGELVRMNDTIYTDSGGEFVSQMMRDGWVDTKKLIFNDIDGEANGGTFKSDSVCMKDMESKQIKKGDGNWYLGTYEYNMEIKLSKEDK; from the coding sequence ATGAAGAAGATGAAACAGAAGAAAGTATTGGAGCAGAGCTTATGCGGTGTGCTGGCTTTATTGGGTTTTGCTGCTTGTGCTGAAACCTCAGTGGAATATGGAACTCCTACTATGGATTTCTGGGTAAGAGGTAAGGTGATATCTGATGACGGAAAGGCTTTGAAAGACATTCAGGTAATTGTAAAAAATGAGAATGCATATTATAATGATGAAGAAGGGGAGTTGGTCCGGATGAATGATACTATTTATACAGATTCTGGAGGTGAGTTTGTTTCACAGATGATGAGAGACGGATGGGTCGATACGAAGAAATTGATATTTAATGATATAGATGGTGAGGCAAATGGAGGAACTTTTAAATCGGATTCTGTCTGTATGAAGGATATGGAAAGTAAACAAATAAAGAAAGGAGACGGAAACTGGTATTTAGGTACTTATGAATACAACATGGAAATAAAACTTTCTAAAGAAGATAAATAA
- a CDS encoding TIGR04133 family radical SAM/SPASM protein, with translation MNINAPLSIRRRMGLEIFRRLENERTEEHQLKQLFWECTLRCNLHCRHCGSDCKKIAGHPDMPKEDFLRVLDSVSAQNDPHKIFVIITGGEPLMRKDLEECGRAIYERGFPWGMVTNGLYMTRERLNGLLDAGLHTATVSLDGFATDHNWMRGNPQSFERAVEAIKLMVQVPDFVFDVVTCVNKHSYMRLEELKDFLISLGVKGWRLFTIFPVGRAAKDPELQLSNEEFRGVMEFIRKSRKEGRIHVSYGCEGFLGNYEAEVRDTFFACRAGISVGSVLIDGAISACPSIRADYHQGNIYENDFMEVWNHRFKPYRDREWMKKDECADCKYFRFCKGNGMHLRDENGDLLFCHLKRLQTP, from the coding sequence ATGAATATAAATGCCCCTTTGTCTATTCGTCGTCGGATGGGTCTTGAAATATTCCGGCGGTTGGAAAATGAGCGTACGGAAGAGCATCAGTTGAAGCAACTATTTTGGGAATGTACTCTTCGTTGTAATTTGCATTGTCGACATTGTGGCAGTGATTGTAAAAAGATCGCTGGTCATCCTGATATGCCGAAGGAAGATTTTCTTCGGGTGTTGGATAGTGTCTCAGCTCAAAATGATCCGCATAAAATCTTTGTGATTATTACTGGTGGGGAACCCTTGATGAGGAAGGATCTGGAAGAGTGTGGGCGTGCTATTTATGAAAGAGGGTTTCCTTGGGGAATGGTAACTAATGGACTATATATGACTCGTGAACGATTGAATGGGCTGTTGGATGCCGGATTGCATACGGCTACGGTCAGTCTTGACGGTTTTGCGACGGATCATAACTGGATGCGGGGCAACCCGCAAAGTTTTGAACGGGCTGTTGAAGCGATCAAGTTGATGGTACAGGTTCCTGATTTTGTTTTTGATGTGGTTACTTGTGTAAATAAGCATAGTTATATGCGTTTGGAGGAGTTGAAAGACTTCTTGATAAGTTTGGGGGTAAAAGGTTGGCGGCTTTTTACTATATTCCCGGTAGGGCGTGCAGCCAAAGATCCTGAACTTCAATTGTCTAATGAGGAGTTCAGAGGAGTAATGGAATTTATTAGGAAGAGCCGTAAGGAAGGACGGATCCATGTAAGTTACGGTTGTGAGGGATTTCTAGGTAATTATGAGGCTGAAGTGCGCGATACTTTCTTCGCTTGCCGGGCGGGAATATCGGTCGGCTCAGTTCTTATTGATGGAGCGATTTCTGCTTGTCCCAGTATTCGTGCCGATTATCACCAGGGAAATATTTATGAGAATGATTTTATGGAAGTATGGAATCATAGATTCAAACCTTACCGTGACCGAGAATGGATGAAAAAAGATGAATGTGCTGATTGTAAATATTTTCGTTTCTGTAAAGGGAATGGCATGCACCTGCGCGATGAAAATGGAGATTTATTGTTCTGTCATTTAAAAAGATTGCAAACACCATAA
- the metG gene encoding methionine--tRNA ligase yields the protein MENKFKRTTVTSALPYANGPVHIGHLAGVYVPADIYVRYLRLKKEDVLFIGGSDEHGVPITIRAKKEGITPQDVVDRYHTLIKESFKEFGISFDIYSRTTSKTHHELASEFFKTLYDKSEFIEKTSMQYYDEEAHQFLADRYIIGECPHCHAEGAYGDQCEKCGTSLSPTDLINPKSAISGSQPVMRETKHWYLPLDKHEGWLREWILENHKEWRPNVYGQCKSWLDMGLQPRAVSRDLDWGIPVPVEGAEGKVLYVWFDAPIGYISNTKELLPDSWETWWKDPETRLIHFIGKDNIVFHCIVFPAMLKAEGSYILPDNVPSNEFLNLEGDKISTSRNWAVWLHEYLQDFPGKQDVLRYVLTANAPETKDNDFTWKDFQARNNNELVAVYGNFVNRALVLTHKYFDGKVPVCGELTDYDKETLKEFADVKAEVEKLLDVFKFRDAQKEAMNLARIGNKYLADTEPWKLVKTDMDRVATILNIALQLVANLAIAFEPFLPFSSEKLRQMLNMETFEWDQLGRTDLLAEGHQLNKAELLFEKIEDETIQAQVDKLLATKKANEAASYKANPIKPIIAFEEFEKLDIRVGTVLECEVVPKMKKLLKFKIADGLENRTIVSGIAQHYKPEELIGKQVLFIANFAPRQFKNGLVSEGMILSAENFDGTLAVTSLLREVKPGSEVK from the coding sequence ATGGAAAATAAATTCAAAAGAACCACCGTCACATCCGCTTTGCCTTACGCAAACGGTCCGGTACATATTGGTCATCTGGCAGGTGTATATGTTCCTGCTGATATCTACGTGCGCTATCTCCGCCTGAAGAAAGAAGATGTTCTTTTCATCGGAGGCTCTGACGAACACGGAGTACCTATCACCATTCGTGCAAAGAAAGAAGGTATTACTCCGCAAGATGTGGTGGACCGCTATCATACCTTGATAAAAGAATCATTCAAAGAATTTGGAATTTCATTCGATATATACTCTCGTACTACATCAAAAACACACCACGAACTAGCTTCCGAATTCTTCAAAACCCTGTATGATAAAAGTGAGTTCATTGAAAAGACCTCCATGCAATATTATGACGAAGAAGCCCATCAGTTCCTGGCCGACCGTTATATTATCGGTGAATGTCCTCACTGCCATGCAGAAGGAGCCTACGGTGACCAATGCGAGAAGTGCGGAACATCTCTTTCTCCAACCGACCTGATCAATCCGAAAAGTGCTATCAGTGGCAGCCAACCTGTGATGCGTGAAACTAAACACTGGTATCTGCCATTGGACAAACACGAAGGATGGCTGCGTGAATGGATTCTTGAGAATCATAAAGAATGGCGCCCTAATGTATACGGACAATGTAAAAGCTGGTTGGATATGGGCTTGCAACCTCGTGCGGTAAGCCGTGACTTGGATTGGGGAATCCCTGTTCCTGTAGAAGGTGCTGAAGGAAAAGTACTTTACGTATGGTTTGATGCCCCCATCGGCTATATTTCAAATACAAAAGAATTACTTCCCGACAGTTGGGAAACTTGGTGGAAAGATCCAGAAACCCGTTTGATTCACTTCATCGGAAAAGACAATATTGTATTCCACTGCATTGTTTTCCCTGCTATGCTGAAAGCAGAAGGAAGCTATATCTTACCGGATAACGTACCTAGCAATGAATTCCTGAACCTGGAAGGTGACAAGATTTCCACTTCACGCAACTGGGCAGTATGGTTGCATGAATATTTGCAGGACTTCCCCGGCAAACAGGATGTATTGCGCTATGTATTGACAGCCAATGCCCCCGAGACAAAAGACAACGATTTTACCTGGAAAGATTTTCAAGCACGTAACAACAATGAGTTGGTAGCTGTTTATGGTAACTTTGTAAACCGTGCTTTAGTGCTGACTCATAAATATTTCGATGGGAAAGTTCCAGTTTGCGGTGAATTGACCGATTACGATAAAGAAACATTAAAAGAATTTGCAGACGTAAAGGCAGAAGTAGAAAAACTATTGGATGTATTCAAATTCCGCGATGCACAAAAAGAGGCAATGAACCTGGCACGTATCGGTAATAAATACTTAGCTGATACAGAACCCTGGAAACTGGTAAAGACTGATATGGACCGTGTAGCCACCATTCTTAACATAGCATTGCAACTAGTTGCCAATCTGGCAATTGCTTTCGAACCCTTCCTGCCTTTCAGCAGCGAAAAGCTCCGCCAAATGCTGAATATGGAAACATTTGAATGGGACCAACTGGGACGTACCGATCTGCTGGCAGAAGGGCATCAATTGAATAAAGCAGAACTGTTGTTCGAAAAGATCGAAGATGAAACCATTCAAGCACAAGTAGACAAACTGTTGGCTACCAAAAAAGCAAACGAGGCTGCCAGCTATAAAGCTAACCCGATAAAACCGATAATTGCTTTCGAAGAATTTGAAAAGCTAGATATCCGTGTAGGTACCGTATTAGAATGTGAAGTAGTGCCTAAAATGAAAAAACTGCTGAAATTCAAGATTGCTGACGGACTGGAGAACCGTACCATCGTCAGCGGTATCGCGCAACATTATAAACCGGAAGAACTGATAGGCAAACAAGTTTTATTCATTGCCAACTTTGCTCCGCGCCAATTCAAGAATGGACTGGTGAGCGAAGGCATGATTCTAAGTGCTGAAAACTTTGACGGCACCTTAGCAGTGACCTCATTATTAAGGGAGGTAAAGCCGGGCAGTGAAGTGAAATAA
- a CDS encoding lipopolysaccharide biosynthesis protein has product MAEQSLKEKTAKGLFWGGLSNGVQQLLNLFFGIFLSRILNAEDYGMVGMLSIFSLIAGSLQESGFTAALANKREISHKDYNAVFWFSTGLSACLYLILFLCAPLIAEFYHTPELTALARYTFLGFFVASLGIAHSAYLFRNLMVKQKAMAVTIGLTASGTIGITMACLGFAYWGIATQSIVYVGTINICYWCFSPWRPTLTFDFKPLKGMLSFSSKLVVTNIFNHINNNIFTVILGKFYSGQEVGYFTQANKWNYMGHSLISGTVNSVAQPVLSSLSDERERQQRAFRKMLRFTAFISFPAMLGLSLIAPELIMLTITDKWLPSASILQLLCIGGAFIPITNLYSNLVISKGKSDIYMWNTISLGIIQLTTMLLLYPYGVHTMIIVYVSINICWLFVWHYFVWQQIRLNLFAALKDILPFAFIATAVMAATYYVTIGFANLYLLMASKIIIAGTLYTAILWLSGSVTFKESLHYIIKK; this is encoded by the coding sequence ATGGCAGAACAATCCTTGAAAGAAAAAACAGCAAAAGGCCTCTTTTGGGGTGGACTAAGCAACGGAGTACAGCAGCTGCTGAATCTTTTTTTCGGGATATTCCTATCACGCATTCTGAATGCCGAAGATTATGGCATGGTGGGAATGCTATCCATCTTCTCTCTTATTGCAGGTTCCTTACAGGAAAGTGGGTTCACGGCAGCCCTAGCTAACAAACGGGAGATCTCCCACAAAGACTATAATGCCGTATTCTGGTTCAGTACCGGACTAAGTGCCTGTCTCTACCTCATTTTGTTCCTTTGCGCCCCACTCATTGCCGAATTCTATCATACTCCCGAACTGACAGCTTTGGCACGATACACTTTCCTCGGTTTCTTTGTAGCCAGTTTGGGTATTGCCCACAGTGCTTACCTGTTCCGCAACTTAATGGTCAAGCAAAAGGCAATGGCGGTCACTATCGGATTAACTGCCTCAGGAACTATCGGTATAACTATGGCCTGCTTGGGATTTGCCTATTGGGGCATAGCCACACAAAGCATTGTTTATGTAGGAACTATTAATATCTGTTATTGGTGCTTCTCACCCTGGCGACCTACACTTACTTTCGATTTCAAGCCTTTAAAAGGGATGCTTTCTTTCAGCAGCAAATTAGTAGTAACCAATATATTCAACCACATCAATAATAATATCTTTACCGTTATTCTTGGTAAATTCTATTCGGGACAAGAAGTAGGCTATTTTACTCAAGCTAATAAATGGAATTATATGGGACATTCATTAATTTCAGGAACAGTCAACAGTGTGGCCCAACCTGTACTTTCCAGTTTATCGGATGAAAGGGAACGCCAACAACGCGCTTTCCGGAAGATGCTCCGCTTCACTGCCTTTATTTCTTTCCCGGCTATGTTAGGATTATCATTAATCGCACCCGAACTGATTATGCTGACTATTACGGACAAATGGTTGCCCAGTGCCTCCATCCTACAGTTGCTCTGCATCGGTGGCGCATTCATCCCCATAACCAATTTGTATTCCAACCTAGTTATCAGCAAAGGAAAATCGGATATCTACATGTGGAATACCATCAGTTTAGGCATTATCCAGTTAACAACCATGCTCCTGCTTTATCCATACGGTGTACATACCATGATTATAGTGTATGTATCCATCAATATCTGCTGGCTGTTTGTATGGCACTATTTTGTATGGCAACAAATACGGCTCAACTTGTTCGCAGCACTGAAAGACATCCTTCCGTTTGCCTTCATAGCTACTGCGGTAATGGCAGCTACCTATTATGTCACTATCGGCTTTGCCAATCTGTATTTATTAATGGCAAGCAAGATTATCATAGCCGGCACACTCTACACAGCCATCCTGTGGTTGAGCGGCTCTGTCACTTTTAAAGAGAGTTTACACTATATAATCAAGAAATAA